The following are from one region of the Syngnathus acus chromosome 10, fSynAcu1.2, whole genome shotgun sequence genome:
- the znf711 gene encoding zinc finger protein 711 has product MDQGGGVLELHTQELKMPHAMIMQDFVAGMGGLAHIDGDHIVVSVPEGMLLSDVMTDEGILLEHGLEVEGLETQVVEDLETEVVEGLHADVEGLEAEVVDGLQTQVVELEAQVVEGLEGEVEVEGLEAHVVEGLETEVDVEDLEAHVVEGLEEEVEVEGLEAEVVEGLEVDVESLRSQDVDGHQIGNEDMVHSEHSVIMPENILGTEVAIEAALEHHHVLTSDLIQDANHHDDMSDQVFVAELLSDHQDNTLDHQLVAEGLMVTEANAETIIHQQLPSEGVPLQMDEDDDGRSSSEDYLMISLDEVGEKLDIGDTPLEISTEVMEDKDCKEDSTAEVIKVYIFKAEADDDLGGTEVITEDDYQNGHPDLEAASSGRLGVGRDKMVYMAVKKQPKIEEDDDEDSDDDDDDISKTIDQVKNGTATSFLQIREGLPPNRVLKPKAKKKKKGDVRQCQTAVIIGPDGMPLTVYPCHICGKKFRSRGFLKCHMKNHPDHLLKKKYQCTDCDFTTNKKISFHNHLESHKLLSHNSERSPEYTEYARRYHESSPLGSDKLIVKDREPKLHHCKYCDYETAEQGLLNRHLLAVHSKNFAHVCVECAKGFRHPSELKKHMRTHTGEKPYHCPHCEFRCADQSNLKTHIKSKHGADLPFKCSHCPQAYADARELQRHIEMVQGHKTHQCPHCEHKSTNSSDLKRHIISVHTKDFPHQCDVCEKGFHRPSELKKHAETHKGSKVHQCRHCNFNAPDTFTLSRHILSLHTKELPFKCKRCRRGFRQPAELKKHMKTHSGRKVYQCQYCEYNSTDASGFKRHVISIHTKDYPHRCDYCTKGFRRPSEKSQHIARHHKDMLM; this is encoded by the exons ATGGACCAAGGAGGCGGTGTGTTGGAGTTACACACACAGGAGCTGAAGATGCCCCACGCTATGATCATGCAAGACTTTG TTGCAGGGATGGGTGGCTTGGCACACATTGACGGCGATCACATCGTGGTGTCTGTGCCAGAGGGCATGCTTCTTTCTGACGTGATGACGGACGAGGGCATCCTCCTGGAGCACGGCCTGGAGGTGGAGGGTCTGGAGACTCAGGTCGTCGAAGACCTGGAAACTGAAGTTGTCGAAGGTTTACACGCAGATGTCGAGGGTCTGGAGGCAGAGGTGGTTGATGGGCTACAGACACAAGTGGTAGAGCTGGAGGCTCAGGTTGTGGAAGGCCTAGAAGGAGAAGTCGAGGTGGAGGGTCTTGAGGCACATGTAGTCGAAGGACTGGAAACCGAAGTCGATGTGGAGGACCTGGAAGCTCATGTTGTTGAGGGCCTTGAGGAGGAAGTGGAAGTGGAGGGCTTGGAAGCGGAGGTTGTGGAGGGTCTGGAGGTGGACGTAGAAAGCCTGCGCTCTCAGGACGTAGACGGCCATCAAATCGGCAATGAGGACATGGTTCACTCAGAACATAGTGTGATCATGCCGGAAAACATCCTAGGAACCGAGGTTGCGATAGAAGCGGCTTTAGAACACCACCACGTGCTAACCTCAGACCTTATCCAGGATGCCAACCACCACGATGACATGTCAGACCAGGTGTTTGTTGCAGAGCTTCTCTCGGACCACCAAGATAACACTCTAGACCATCAACTTGTCGCAGAGGGCTTGATGGTGACAGAAGCCAATGCGGAGACCATCATTCATCAGCAACTTCCATCTGAGGGGGTTCCCCTGCAGATGGATGAAGACGATGACGGCAGAAGCAGCTCCGAAGATTACCTCATGATCTCCC TGGATGAGGTGGGAGAGAAGCTGGACATAGGAGACACCCCTCTTGAGATTAGCACTGAGGTGATGGAAGACAAGGACTGCAAGGAAGACTCTACCGCAGAAGTCATCAAAGTCTACATTTTCAAGGCTGAGGCAGATGATGATTTGG GTGGAACAGAAGTGATAACTGAGGATGATTatcaaaatggccaccctGATCTTGAAGCCGCCTCATCTGGAAGACTCGGAGTTGGCCGTGACAAGATGGTCTACATGGCAGTCAAGAAGCAGCCCAAAATTGAAgaggacgacgacgaggacagtgatgatgacgatgatgacatcA GTAAGACTATAGATCAAGTCAAGAATGGCACAGCGACATCATTTCTTCAAATTCGAGAGGGTTTACCCCCAAACCGTGTCCTCAAACCCAAagccaagaaaaagaagaaaggggACGTTAGGCAGTGTCAAACCG CTGTCATCATTGGGCCCGATGGCATGCCCCTGACTGTCTACCCATGCCACATATGCGGAAAGAAGTTCCGCTCACGAGGCTTCCTCAAATGCCACATGAAAAACCACCCGGACCACCTCTTAAAGAAGAAGTACCAATGTACAGACTGTGACTTCACCACCAACAAGAAGATCAGTTTCCACAACCATTTGGAGAGTCACAAGCTGCTGAGCCACAACAGCGAGCGCTCCCCGGAATACACGGAGTACGCCCGGCGCTATCATGAGTCCAGCCCGCTGGGCTCCGACAAGCTCATCGTCAAGGACCGCGAGCCCAAGCTGCATCACTGCAAGTATTGCGACTACGAAACGGCAGAGCAGGGCCTTCTCAATCGCCACCTGCTGGCCGTGCACAGCAAGAACTTTGCGCACGTGTGCGTCGAGTGCGCCAAAGGCTTTCGCCACCCGTCCGAGCTAAAGAAACACATGCGGACCCACACGGGTGAGAAGCCCTATCACTGTCCGCACTGCGAATTTCGCTGTGCGGATCAGTCCAACCTTAAGACTCACATCAAAAGCAAGCATGGCGCAGACCTGCCCTTCAAGTGCAGCCACTGCCCGCAGGCGTACGCAGACGCACGGGAACTCCAGCGTCACATAGAGATGGTGCAAGGTCACAAGACGCACCAGTGTCCACACTGCGAACACAAGAGCACCAACTCCAGTGACCTGAAACGACACATCATCTCCGTGCACACCAAGGACTTTCCCCACCAGTGCGACGTGTGCGAGAAAGGCTTTCACAGGCCCTCCGAGTTGAAGAAGCACGCCGAGACGCACAAAGGGAGCAAGGTGCACCAGTGCCGGCACTGTAACTTCAACGCCCCCGACACGTTCACCCTGAGTCGCCATATTCTTTCCCTGCACACAAAGGAACTCCCGTTTAAGTGCAAGCGTTGTCGGCGAGGCTTTCGGCAGCCGGCGGAGCTAAAGAAGCACATGAAGACGCACAGCGGCAGGAAAGTTTATCAGTGCCAGTATTGTGAGTACAACAGTACGGACGCTTCGGGTTTCAAGCGCCATGTCATCTCCATTCACACCAaggactacccccaccgctgCGACTACTGCACCAAGGGCTTCAGGAGGCCTTCGGAGAAGAGCCAACACATAGCCAGACACCACAAAGACATGTTAATGTAA
- the LOC119129075 gene encoding proline-rich protein 12-like, with the protein MGDQTPQLNGNFLITSGGSSVIPKANTTADFRVFPEEVASKLEPESVSMELRSHGDISNSGRTQSLPESGSIPTPDVAERRPLDSTPLSPSLPSPSPPKGSPELPPPPPLVPTQPLPSPKPSPNPTPPSTPLLAESPRHPANLHLKTLPRLLPRENGGPPTLMNEDEEERKMLEEDLKKCIDDFKKIRMPKVFPDRKRHWQNDLLKKYNA; encoded by the exons ATGGGAGATCAAACTCCACAACTGAACGGCAACTTCCTAATCACCAGTG GTGGTTCATCAGTGATTCCCAAGGCCAACACAACAGCAGATTTCCGCGTTTTCCCTGAAGAGGTCGCATCCAAACTTGAGCCTGAATCGGTCTCAATGGAGCTCCGCAGCCACGGCGACATAAGCAACAGTGGTCGAACCCAAAGTCTCCCAGAAAGTGGCAGCATCCCAACGCCGGACGTAGCAGAACGACGACCCCTTGACTCCACTCCTCTGTCCCCTTCACTTCCTTCTCCATCACCTCCCAAGGGAAGCCCTGAACTCCCCCCTCCGCCCCCCCTCGTCCCAACCCAGCCGCTGCCGTCACCCAAACCTTCGCCAAACCCCACCCCACCGTCGACCCCGCTCCTGGCCGAGAGCCCCCGGCACCCGGCCAACCTCCACCTAAAGACGCTGCCGCGGCTTCTCCCGCGAGAGAATGGAGGGCCTCCCACTTTGATgaatgaggatgaggaggagagaaAGATGCTGGAGGAAGATCTAAAGAAATGCATCGATGACTTCAAAAAGATCCGCATGCCCAAAGTGTTTCCAGATCGCAAGAGGCACTGGCAAAATGACTTGCTCAAGAAGTATAATGCATAG
- the LOC119129074 gene encoding BTB/POZ domain-containing protein KCTD12-like, giving the protein MALPDSSISVEEVSFPEIIELNVGGQVYITRYSTLTSVPHSLLWEMFSRKSAKGLARDTKGRFFVDRDGFLFRYILDYMRDQQLVLPDHFPERGRLQREAEFFNLPELVKQLAPKISKQNSLGDDCCQSDPEDSSPGVDAARNLGSLGAAAAACASLVPSSMDGKRSGFITIGYRGSYTLGRDSHTDAKFRRVARIMVCGKTSLAKEVFGETLNESRDPDRPPERYTSRYYLKFTFLEQAFDKLADAGFHMVACNSTGTCAFAHEQTDDKIWTSYTEYVFYRE; this is encoded by the coding sequence ATGGCTCTTCCAGATAGTAGTATATCGGTTGAGGAGGTATCATTCCCGGAGATCATCGAGCTGAATGTCGGCGGTCAGGTGTACATAACGCGCTACTCCACACTCACGAGTGTGCCACACTCTCTTTTGTGGGAAATGTTCAGCCGTAAGTCGGCTAAAGGATTGGCCAGGGACACCAAAGGGCGTTTCTTTGTGGACCGGGACGGCTTTCTTTTCCGCTACATCCTGGACTACATGCGGGACCAGCAGCTGGTCCTTCCAGACCACTTCCCCGAGCGGGGACGGCTGCAGCGGGAGGCGGAGTTCTTCAACCTTCCCGAGCTGGTCAAACAGTTGGCGCCCAAAATCAGCAAGCAGAACTCGCTGGGCGACGACTGCTGTCAGAGTGACCCGGAGGACTCCTCGCCCGGGGTGGACGCCGCCCGGAATCTGGGGTCGCTcggcgcggcggcggcagcctgCGCCAGCCTGGTGCCCAGCTCCATGGACGGGAAGCGGTCCGGCTTCATCACCATCGGCTACCGTGGCTCGTACACCCTGGGTCGCGACAGCCACACCGATGCCAAATTTCGTCGGGTGGCCCGAATCATGGTCTGCGGGAAGACCTCCCTGGCCAAAGAGGTCTTCGGGGAGACCCTGAACGAGAGCCGCGACCCGGACCGCCCACCGGAGCGCTACACGTCCCGCTACTATCTCAAGTTCACCTTCCTGGAGCAGGCCTTCGACAAGCTGGCCGACGCCGGTTTCCACATGGTGGCCTGTAACTCCACAGGCACCTGCGCCTTTGCCCACGAGCAGACGGACGACAAGATCTGGACCAGCTACACTGAATATGTGTTCTACCGTGAGTGA